A window from Hemicordylus capensis ecotype Gifberg chromosome 2, rHemCap1.1.pri, whole genome shotgun sequence encodes these proteins:
- the LOC128342627 gene encoding zinc finger and SCAN domain-containing protein 31-like isoform X5 yields the protein MHSGGSGGSLTRTIPHQVKEEPEETLAQHWEVQWQEFLRTVKSPSLSWGEPHLPGPTPWEDAKAFLASFEQVAEACQWPKEEWAARLLPALSGEAEQAFDRMEARDRVDYGKVKAAILRGDAMSREKLRQHFRHFHYQEAEGPRRAYSRLRELCCWWLKVERCTKEQILELLILEQFVTILPQEMQSWVREHSPETCAQAVALAEDFLLRQQEAQRQGRQMAFEEVTVSFEEASQGLSDIVQRQLFVETKQEDGNGGVSPLEGPLIPKHDRFSLLKEEEEDPFVQIWEEGERAREVDGMQEKERKGEIQGMSSERVVCKELKENLLGKDDSKMQEGNQAENKKAESVTCQGADFNKILIQEEKERGKRNNQCLDAHTKEKPENSLSCGNSFTQQPRLHNGELSHTCLDCGKCFNHKATLISHQRVHRREKLYNCSKCGKSFIRKSVLNKHLRMHTGQKPFSCSDCGISLSAQSSLIRHQRIHTREKPYKCSECEKSFSQNSDLIRHQRLHTGDKPYTCFECGKSFSWVDRLTSHQKIHTGKDPPSGQTAARTFVINQVLFST from the exons ATGCATTCTGGGGGTAGTGGGGGATCCCTCACGAGGACTATTCCACATCAGGTGAAGGAGGAACCAGAAGAGACCTTGGCCCAGCACTGGGAAGTTCAATGGCAGGAATTCCTAAGGACAGTGAAGTCTCCTTCTCTGAGCTGGGGGGAACCACATTTGCCAGGGCCCACCCCATGGGAGGATGCAAAGgccttcctggcttcctttgAGCAAGTGGCTGAAGCCTGCCAGTGGCCCAAGGAAGAGTGGGCAGCCCGACTCCTGCCAGCCCTGAGTGGAGAAGCCGAGCAGGCCTTTGACAGGATGGAAGCCAGAGACCGGGTGGACTATGGGAAGGTGAAGGCAGCCATCTTGCGCGGGGATGCCATGAGCAGGGAGAAACTGCGCCAGCACTTCAGGCATTTCCACTACCAAGAGGCTGAGGGACCAAGAAGGGCTTACAGCCGACTACGAGAACTTTGCTGTTGGTGGCTGAAAGTGGAGAGATGTACCAAGGAACAGATTTTGGAGCtgctgatcctggagcagtttgTGACCATCCTTCCCCAGGAAATGCAGAGCTGGGTTAGGGAACACAGCCCAGAGACCTGCgcccaggcggtggccctggccgAGGATTTCCTACTGAGGCAGCAAGAGGCCCAGCGACAGGGAAGACAG ATGGCATTTGAGGAAGTGACAGTGAGTTTCGAGGAGGCCAGCCAAGGTCTGTCTGACATTGTGCAGAGGCAGCTGTTTGTGGAGACCAAGCAGGAAGATGGCAATGGAGGGGTCAGCCCCTTGG aagGGCCTCTGATTCCTAAACATGACCGCTTTTCCTTgctgaaagaagaagaggaagatccATTTGTCCagatttgggaggaaggagagagagccagag AAGTTGATGGTatgcaggagaaggagaggaaaggggaaatcCAGGGGATGTCATCAGAAAGAGTGGTGTGCAAAGAGTTGAAGGAGAATTTATTGGGCAAAGATGACTCAAAGATGCAGGAAGGAAACCAAGCAGAGAATAAGAAGGCCGAATCGGTTACTTGTCAGGGTGCAGACTTTAACAAAATCCTGatccaagaagaaaaagaaagaggaaagcgaAACAACCAGTGCCTGGATGCTCACACAAAGGAGAAACCAGAGAACAGCCTCAGTTGTGGGAACAGCTTCACGCAACAACCAAGACTCCACAATGGGGAGCTATCCCACACATGTTTGGattgtggaaagtgcttcaatCACAAAGCAACCCTTATTTCACATCAACGAGTCCACAGACGAGAAAAGCTTTATAACTGTTCCAAGTGCGGGAAAAGCTTTATTCGTAAATCTGTCCTCAACAAGCACTTGAGAATGCACACAGGGCAGAAACCGTTCAGCTGCTCAGACTGTGGCATCAGTCTGAGTGCTCAGTCGAGCCTTATTaggcatcagagaatccacaccagagagaaaccatacaaatgctcagagtgtgaaaagagcttcagtcagaactcgGACCTCATTAGACACCAGAGACTCCACACAGGGGACAAGCCCTATACATGTTtcgaatgtggaaagagcttcagttgggTTGACCGCCTAACTTCGCATCAGAAAATCCACACGGGAAAAGATCCTCCCAGTGGCCAGACTGCAGCCAGGACATTTGTGATAAATCAGGTCTTATTCAGCACATGA
- the LOC128342627 gene encoding zinc finger protein with KRAB and SCAN domains 7-like isoform X2 — translation MHSGGSGGSLTRTIPHQVKEEPEETLAQHWEVQWQEFLRTVKSPSLSWGEPHLPGPTPWEDAKAFLASFEQVAEACQWPKEEWAARLLPALSGEAEQAFDRMEARDRVDYGKVKAAILRGDAMSREKLRQHFRHFHYQEAEGPRRAYSRLRELCCWWLKVERCTKEQILELLILEQFVTILPQEMQSWVREHSPETCAQAVALAEDFLLRQQEAQRQGRQMAFEEVTVSFEEASQGLSDIVQRQLFVETKQEDGNGGVSPLDKGWMITDEEEKSVPEDLELVGPRGTATWKVKENLSLCYKEENIPTNLEIPQKTHLEEETDESIPHGGCCKAARETTVLAETDAEGPLIPKHDRFSLLKEEEEDPFVQIWEEGERAREVDGMQEKERKGEIQGMSSERVVCKELKENLLGKDDSKMQEGNQAENKKAESVTCQGADFNKILIQEEKERGKRNNQCLDAHTKEKPENSLSCGNSFTQQPRLHNGELSHTCLDCGKCFNHKATLISHQRVHRREKLYNCSKCGKSFIRKSVLNKHLRMHTGQKPFSCSDCGISLSAQSSLIRHQRIHTREKPYKCSECEKSFSQNSDLIRHQRLHTGDKPYTCFECGKSFSWVDRLTSHQKIHTGKDPPSGQTAARTFVINQVLFST, via the exons ATGCATTCTGGGGGTAGTGGGGGATCCCTCACGAGGACTATTCCACATCAGGTGAAGGAGGAACCAGAAGAGACCTTGGCCCAGCACTGGGAAGTTCAATGGCAGGAATTCCTAAGGACAGTGAAGTCTCCTTCTCTGAGCTGGGGGGAACCACATTTGCCAGGGCCCACCCCATGGGAGGATGCAAAGgccttcctggcttcctttgAGCAAGTGGCTGAAGCCTGCCAGTGGCCCAAGGAAGAGTGGGCAGCCCGACTCCTGCCAGCCCTGAGTGGAGAAGCCGAGCAGGCCTTTGACAGGATGGAAGCCAGAGACCGGGTGGACTATGGGAAGGTGAAGGCAGCCATCTTGCGCGGGGATGCCATGAGCAGGGAGAAACTGCGCCAGCACTTCAGGCATTTCCACTACCAAGAGGCTGAGGGACCAAGAAGGGCTTACAGCCGACTACGAGAACTTTGCTGTTGGTGGCTGAAAGTGGAGAGATGTACCAAGGAACAGATTTTGGAGCtgctgatcctggagcagtttgTGACCATCCTTCCCCAGGAAATGCAGAGCTGGGTTAGGGAACACAGCCCAGAGACCTGCgcccaggcggtggccctggccgAGGATTTCCTACTGAGGCAGCAAGAGGCCCAGCGACAGGGAAGACAG ATGGCATTTGAGGAAGTGACAGTGAGTTTCGAGGAGGCCAGCCAAGGTCTGTCTGACATTGTGCAGAGGCAGCTGTTTGTGGAGACCAAGCAGGAAGATGGCAATGGAGGGGTCAGCCCCTTGG ACAAAGGATGGATGATTACAGATGAGGAGGAAAAATCTGTGCCGGAAGATTTGGAACTGGTGGGACCACGTGGGACCGCAACATGGAAAGTAAAAGAAAATCTTTCTCTGTGCtataaggaggaaaacatccccACAAATCTGGAGATTCCACAGAAAACACACCTGGAGGAGGAGACGGATGAATCCATTCCTCATGGGGGATGTTGCAAGGCCGCCAGAGAAACTACAGTCCTGGCAGAAACTGACGCTG aagGGCCTCTGATTCCTAAACATGACCGCTTTTCCTTgctgaaagaagaagaggaagatccATTTGTCCagatttgggaggaaggagagagagccagag AAGTTGATGGTatgcaggagaaggagaggaaaggggaaatcCAGGGGATGTCATCAGAAAGAGTGGTGTGCAAAGAGTTGAAGGAGAATTTATTGGGCAAAGATGACTCAAAGATGCAGGAAGGAAACCAAGCAGAGAATAAGAAGGCCGAATCGGTTACTTGTCAGGGTGCAGACTTTAACAAAATCCTGatccaagaagaaaaagaaagaggaaagcgaAACAACCAGTGCCTGGATGCTCACACAAAGGAGAAACCAGAGAACAGCCTCAGTTGTGGGAACAGCTTCACGCAACAACCAAGACTCCACAATGGGGAGCTATCCCACACATGTTTGGattgtggaaagtgcttcaatCACAAAGCAACCCTTATTTCACATCAACGAGTCCACAGACGAGAAAAGCTTTATAACTGTTCCAAGTGCGGGAAAAGCTTTATTCGTAAATCTGTCCTCAACAAGCACTTGAGAATGCACACAGGGCAGAAACCGTTCAGCTGCTCAGACTGTGGCATCAGTCTGAGTGCTCAGTCGAGCCTTATTaggcatcagagaatccacaccagagagaaaccatacaaatgctcagagtgtgaaaagagcttcagtcagaactcgGACCTCATTAGACACCAGAGACTCCACACAGGGGACAAGCCCTATACATGTTtcgaatgtggaaagagcttcagttgggTTGACCGCCTAACTTCGCATCAGAAAATCCACACGGGAAAAGATCCTCCCAGTGGCCAGACTGCAGCCAGGACATTTGTGATAAATCAGGTCTTATTCAGCACATGA
- the LOC128342627 gene encoding zinc finger and SCAN domain-containing protein 30-like isoform X3, translating into MHSGGSGGSLTRTIPHQVKEEPEETLAQHWEVQWQEFLRTVKSPSLSWGEPHLPGPTPWEDAKAFLASFEQVAEACQWPKEEWAARLLPALSGEAEQAFDRMEARDRVDYGKVKAAILRGDAMSREKLRQHFRHFHYQEAEGPRRAYSRLRELCCWWLKVERCTKEQILELLILEQFVTILPQEMQSWVREHSPETCAQAVALAEDFLLRQQEAQRQGRQMAFEEVTVSFEEASQGLSDIVQRQLFVETKQEDGNGGVSPLVDKGWMITDEEEKSVPEDLELVGPRGTATWKVKENLSLCYKEENIPTNLEIPQKTHLEEETDESIPHGGCCKAARETTVLAETDAEVDGMQEKERKGEIQGMSSERVVCKELKENLLGKDDSKMQEGNQAENKKAESVTCQGADFNKILIQEEKERGKRNNQCLDAHTKEKPENSLSCGNSFTQQPRLHNGELSHTCLDCGKCFNHKATLISHQRVHRREKLYNCSKCGKSFIRKSVLNKHLRMHTGQKPFSCSDCGISLSAQSSLIRHQRIHTREKPYKCSECEKSFSQNSDLIRHQRLHTGDKPYTCFECGKSFSWVDRLTSHQKIHTGKDPPSGQTAARTFVINQVLFST; encoded by the exons ATGCATTCTGGGGGTAGTGGGGGATCCCTCACGAGGACTATTCCACATCAGGTGAAGGAGGAACCAGAAGAGACCTTGGCCCAGCACTGGGAAGTTCAATGGCAGGAATTCCTAAGGACAGTGAAGTCTCCTTCTCTGAGCTGGGGGGAACCACATTTGCCAGGGCCCACCCCATGGGAGGATGCAAAGgccttcctggcttcctttgAGCAAGTGGCTGAAGCCTGCCAGTGGCCCAAGGAAGAGTGGGCAGCCCGACTCCTGCCAGCCCTGAGTGGAGAAGCCGAGCAGGCCTTTGACAGGATGGAAGCCAGAGACCGGGTGGACTATGGGAAGGTGAAGGCAGCCATCTTGCGCGGGGATGCCATGAGCAGGGAGAAACTGCGCCAGCACTTCAGGCATTTCCACTACCAAGAGGCTGAGGGACCAAGAAGGGCTTACAGCCGACTACGAGAACTTTGCTGTTGGTGGCTGAAAGTGGAGAGATGTACCAAGGAACAGATTTTGGAGCtgctgatcctggagcagtttgTGACCATCCTTCCCCAGGAAATGCAGAGCTGGGTTAGGGAACACAGCCCAGAGACCTGCgcccaggcggtggccctggccgAGGATTTCCTACTGAGGCAGCAAGAGGCCCAGCGACAGGGAAGACAG ATGGCATTTGAGGAAGTGACAGTGAGTTTCGAGGAGGCCAGCCAAGGTCTGTCTGACATTGTGCAGAGGCAGCTGTTTGTGGAGACCAAGCAGGAAGATGGCAATGGAGGGGTCAGCCCCTTGG TAGACAAAGGATGGATGATTACAGATGAGGAGGAAAAATCTGTGCCGGAAGATTTGGAACTGGTGGGACCACGTGGGACCGCAACATGGAAAGTAAAAGAAAATCTTTCTCTGTGCtataaggaggaaaacatccccACAAATCTGGAGATTCCACAGAAAACACACCTGGAGGAGGAGACGGATGAATCCATTCCTCATGGGGGATGTTGCAAGGCCGCCAGAGAAACTACAGTCCTGGCAGAAACTGACGCTG AAGTTGATGGTatgcaggagaaggagaggaaaggggaaatcCAGGGGATGTCATCAGAAAGAGTGGTGTGCAAAGAGTTGAAGGAGAATTTATTGGGCAAAGATGACTCAAAGATGCAGGAAGGAAACCAAGCAGAGAATAAGAAGGCCGAATCGGTTACTTGTCAGGGTGCAGACTTTAACAAAATCCTGatccaagaagaaaaagaaagaggaaagcgaAACAACCAGTGCCTGGATGCTCACACAAAGGAGAAACCAGAGAACAGCCTCAGTTGTGGGAACAGCTTCACGCAACAACCAAGACTCCACAATGGGGAGCTATCCCACACATGTTTGGattgtggaaagtgcttcaatCACAAAGCAACCCTTATTTCACATCAACGAGTCCACAGACGAGAAAAGCTTTATAACTGTTCCAAGTGCGGGAAAAGCTTTATTCGTAAATCTGTCCTCAACAAGCACTTGAGAATGCACACAGGGCAGAAACCGTTCAGCTGCTCAGACTGTGGCATCAGTCTGAGTGCTCAGTCGAGCCTTATTaggcatcagagaatccacaccagagagaaaccatacaaatgctcagagtgtgaaaagagcttcagtcagaactcgGACCTCATTAGACACCAGAGACTCCACACAGGGGACAAGCCCTATACATGTTtcgaatgtggaaagagcttcagttgggTTGACCGCCTAACTTCGCATCAGAAAATCCACACGGGAAAAGATCCTCCCAGTGGCCAGACTGCAGCCAGGACATTTGTGATAAATCAGGTCTTATTCAGCACATGA
- the LOC128342627 gene encoding zinc finger protein 397-like isoform X1 — translation MHSGGSGGSLTRTIPHQVKEEPEETLAQHWEVQWQEFLRTVKSPSLSWGEPHLPGPTPWEDAKAFLASFEQVAEACQWPKEEWAARLLPALSGEAEQAFDRMEARDRVDYGKVKAAILRGDAMSREKLRQHFRHFHYQEAEGPRRAYSRLRELCCWWLKVERCTKEQILELLILEQFVTILPQEMQSWVREHSPETCAQAVALAEDFLLRQQEAQRQGRQMAFEEVTVSFEEASQGLSDIVQRQLFVETKQEDGNGGVSPLVDKGWMITDEEEKSVPEDLELVGPRGTATWKVKENLSLCYKEENIPTNLEIPQKTHLEEETDESIPHGGCCKAARETTVLAETDAEGPLIPKHDRFSLLKEEEEDPFVQIWEEGERAREVDGMQEKERKGEIQGMSSERVVCKELKENLLGKDDSKMQEGNQAENKKAESVTCQGADFNKILIQEEKERGKRNNQCLDAHTKEKPENSLSCGNSFTQQPRLHNGELSHTCLDCGKCFNHKATLISHQRVHRREKLYNCSKCGKSFIRKSVLNKHLRMHTGQKPFSCSDCGISLSAQSSLIRHQRIHTREKPYKCSECEKSFSQNSDLIRHQRLHTGDKPYTCFECGKSFSWVDRLTSHQKIHTGKDPPSGQTAARTFVINQVLFST, via the exons ATGCATTCTGGGGGTAGTGGGGGATCCCTCACGAGGACTATTCCACATCAGGTGAAGGAGGAACCAGAAGAGACCTTGGCCCAGCACTGGGAAGTTCAATGGCAGGAATTCCTAAGGACAGTGAAGTCTCCTTCTCTGAGCTGGGGGGAACCACATTTGCCAGGGCCCACCCCATGGGAGGATGCAAAGgccttcctggcttcctttgAGCAAGTGGCTGAAGCCTGCCAGTGGCCCAAGGAAGAGTGGGCAGCCCGACTCCTGCCAGCCCTGAGTGGAGAAGCCGAGCAGGCCTTTGACAGGATGGAAGCCAGAGACCGGGTGGACTATGGGAAGGTGAAGGCAGCCATCTTGCGCGGGGATGCCATGAGCAGGGAGAAACTGCGCCAGCACTTCAGGCATTTCCACTACCAAGAGGCTGAGGGACCAAGAAGGGCTTACAGCCGACTACGAGAACTTTGCTGTTGGTGGCTGAAAGTGGAGAGATGTACCAAGGAACAGATTTTGGAGCtgctgatcctggagcagtttgTGACCATCCTTCCCCAGGAAATGCAGAGCTGGGTTAGGGAACACAGCCCAGAGACCTGCgcccaggcggtggccctggccgAGGATTTCCTACTGAGGCAGCAAGAGGCCCAGCGACAGGGAAGACAG ATGGCATTTGAGGAAGTGACAGTGAGTTTCGAGGAGGCCAGCCAAGGTCTGTCTGACATTGTGCAGAGGCAGCTGTTTGTGGAGACCAAGCAGGAAGATGGCAATGGAGGGGTCAGCCCCTTGG TAGACAAAGGATGGATGATTACAGATGAGGAGGAAAAATCTGTGCCGGAAGATTTGGAACTGGTGGGACCACGTGGGACCGCAACATGGAAAGTAAAAGAAAATCTTTCTCTGTGCtataaggaggaaaacatccccACAAATCTGGAGATTCCACAGAAAACACACCTGGAGGAGGAGACGGATGAATCCATTCCTCATGGGGGATGTTGCAAGGCCGCCAGAGAAACTACAGTCCTGGCAGAAACTGACGCTG aagGGCCTCTGATTCCTAAACATGACCGCTTTTCCTTgctgaaagaagaagaggaagatccATTTGTCCagatttgggaggaaggagagagagccagag AAGTTGATGGTatgcaggagaaggagaggaaaggggaaatcCAGGGGATGTCATCAGAAAGAGTGGTGTGCAAAGAGTTGAAGGAGAATTTATTGGGCAAAGATGACTCAAAGATGCAGGAAGGAAACCAAGCAGAGAATAAGAAGGCCGAATCGGTTACTTGTCAGGGTGCAGACTTTAACAAAATCCTGatccaagaagaaaaagaaagaggaaagcgaAACAACCAGTGCCTGGATGCTCACACAAAGGAGAAACCAGAGAACAGCCTCAGTTGTGGGAACAGCTTCACGCAACAACCAAGACTCCACAATGGGGAGCTATCCCACACATGTTTGGattgtggaaagtgcttcaatCACAAAGCAACCCTTATTTCACATCAACGAGTCCACAGACGAGAAAAGCTTTATAACTGTTCCAAGTGCGGGAAAAGCTTTATTCGTAAATCTGTCCTCAACAAGCACTTGAGAATGCACACAGGGCAGAAACCGTTCAGCTGCTCAGACTGTGGCATCAGTCTGAGTGCTCAGTCGAGCCTTATTaggcatcagagaatccacaccagagagaaaccatacaaatgctcagagtgtgaaaagagcttcagtcagaactcgGACCTCATTAGACACCAGAGACTCCACACAGGGGACAAGCCCTATACATGTTtcgaatgtggaaagagcttcagttgggTTGACCGCCTAACTTCGCATCAGAAAATCCACACGGGAAAAGATCCTCCCAGTGGCCAGACTGCAGCCAGGACATTTGTGATAAATCAGGTCTTATTCAGCACATGA
- the LOC128342627 gene encoding zinc finger protein 397-like isoform X4: protein MRGARAQKSRGRCRRRPPCWPVDRPGCGKAGGGGRGTGQATGRAEAAAAGPALPRGKLRQWRRARPGRGKGSGGLGQRRRRAQAAREGKNSGRHTAVEPAAEPRPRPEEVEGPPPGGGSGGGQGRQQTQGKPEPWMAFEEVTVSFEEASQGLSDIVQRQLFVETKQEDGNGGVSPLVDKGWMITDEEEKSVPEDLELVGPRGTATWKVKENLSLCYKEENIPTNLEIPQKTHLEEETDESIPHGGCCKAARETTVLAETDAEGPLIPKHDRFSLLKEEEEDPFVQIWEEGERAREVDGMQEKERKGEIQGMSSERVVCKELKENLLGKDDSKMQEGNQAENKKAESVTCQGADFNKILIQEEKERGKRNNQCLDAHTKEKPENSLSCGNSFTQQPRLHNGELSHTCLDCGKCFNHKATLISHQRVHRREKLYNCSKCGKSFIRKSVLNKHLRMHTGQKPFSCSDCGISLSAQSSLIRHQRIHTREKPYKCSECEKSFSQNSDLIRHQRLHTGDKPYTCFECGKSFSWVDRLTSHQKIHTGKDPPSGQTAARTFVINQVLFST from the exons atgcgtggtgcgcgtgcgcagaagagcCGAGGGAGATGCCggcgccggccgccatgttggccggttgatCGGCCCGGCTGTGGGAAGGCCGGAGGCGGTGGCCGCGGGACCGGGcaggccacggggagggcagaggcggcggccgcgggaccggccctgccgcggggaaagctgaggcagtggcggcgggcccggcccggccgcgggaaGGGAAGCggtggcctcggccagaggaggcggagggccCAGGCTGCgagggaggggaaaaacagtggCAGACACACTGCGGTCGAGccagcggcggagccgcggcctcggccagaggaggtggaggGCCCCCCgccaggaggaggcagcgggggaggcCAGGGAAGACAGCAGACCCAGGGGAAGCCGGAGCCCTGG ATGGCATTTGAGGAAGTGACAGTGAGTTTCGAGGAGGCCAGCCAAGGTCTGTCTGACATTGTGCAGAGGCAGCTGTTTGTGGAGACCAAGCAGGAAGATGGCAATGGAGGGGTCAGCCCCTTGG TAGACAAAGGATGGATGATTACAGATGAGGAGGAAAAATCTGTGCCGGAAGATTTGGAACTGGTGGGACCACGTGGGACCGCAACATGGAAAGTAAAAGAAAATCTTTCTCTGTGCtataaggaggaaaacatccccACAAATCTGGAGATTCCACAGAAAACACACCTGGAGGAGGAGACGGATGAATCCATTCCTCATGGGGGATGTTGCAAGGCCGCCAGAGAAACTACAGTCCTGGCAGAAACTGACGCTG aagGGCCTCTGATTCCTAAACATGACCGCTTTTCCTTgctgaaagaagaagaggaagatccATTTGTCCagatttgggaggaaggagagagagccagag AAGTTGATGGTatgcaggagaaggagaggaaaggggaaatcCAGGGGATGTCATCAGAAAGAGTGGTGTGCAAAGAGTTGAAGGAGAATTTATTGGGCAAAGATGACTCAAAGATGCAGGAAGGAAACCAAGCAGAGAATAAGAAGGCCGAATCGGTTACTTGTCAGGGTGCAGACTTTAACAAAATCCTGatccaagaagaaaaagaaagaggaaagcgaAACAACCAGTGCCTGGATGCTCACACAAAGGAGAAACCAGAGAACAGCCTCAGTTGTGGGAACAGCTTCACGCAACAACCAAGACTCCACAATGGGGAGCTATCCCACACATGTTTGGattgtggaaagtgcttcaatCACAAAGCAACCCTTATTTCACATCAACGAGTCCACAGACGAGAAAAGCTTTATAACTGTTCCAAGTGCGGGAAAAGCTTTATTCGTAAATCTGTCCTCAACAAGCACTTGAGAATGCACACAGGGCAGAAACCGTTCAGCTGCTCAGACTGTGGCATCAGTCTGAGTGCTCAGTCGAGCCTTATTaggcatcagagaatccacaccagagagaaaccatacaaatgctcagagtgtgaaaagagcttcagtcagaactcgGACCTCATTAGACACCAGAGACTCCACACAGGGGACAAGCCCTATACATGTTtcgaatgtggaaagagcttcagttgggTTGACCGCCTAACTTCGCATCAGAAAATCCACACGGGAAAAGATCCTCCCAGTGGCCAGACTGCAGCCAGGACATTTGTGATAAATCAGGTCTTATTCAGCACATGA